A genomic window from Chitinophaga pollutisoli includes:
- a CDS encoding LytTR family DNA-binding domain-containing protein has product MIQFLRTVIVDDQPHIRKDVRLMLENIEGLVVVAEAGSVKSAAEVIPATTPDLVFMDIDLKDGLCFDLLEQIQPLSFRLIFLTGYGEYAIRAIKCGALDYLLKPADYQEVLTAVSRAWTSAPVVPLQWRLAREQSADRVAVERVALQSTGHWHLVPLRDIVYLEGTERTVVHMASGEHYKTIKTLSDYERMLPGKEFIRIHQSFLVAQQHIKTYYKNGHVLLENGVSLPVSARRKDEVERFLRNERAGI; this is encoded by the coding sequence ATGATCCAATTTCTGCGTACTGTTATAGTGGATGATCAGCCCCACATCAGAAAGGATGTACGGCTGATGTTGGAGAATATTGAAGGGTTAGTTGTGGTAGCCGAAGCGGGCTCGGTTAAGAGTGCCGCGGAAGTGATCCCTGCCACCACACCGGATCTTGTATTTATGGACATCGACCTCAAAGACGGTCTTTGCTTCGACTTACTGGAACAGATTCAACCCTTGTCCTTTCGCCTTATATTTCTGACAGGCTACGGGGAGTATGCTATTCGAGCGATCAAATGCGGAGCACTGGATTATCTGCTGAAGCCGGCTGATTATCAGGAGGTGCTAACAGCCGTAAGCAGGGCATGGACATCGGCGCCGGTGGTGCCGCTACAGTGGCGGTTGGCCAGGGAGCAGAGTGCGGACCGTGTAGCAGTAGAAAGGGTGGCACTGCAGTCTACTGGACATTGGCACCTGGTTCCACTGCGGGATATTGTGTACCTGGAGGGAACTGAACGCACCGTTGTGCATATGGCCAGCGGTGAGCATTACAAAACCATCAAGACTTTATCGGACTACGAGCGCATGTTACCTGGTAAGGAGTTCATCAGGATACACCAGTCTTTTCTGGTGGCGCAGCAGCATATAAAGACCTATTATAAGAATGGCCATGTACTCCTGGAAAATGGGGTCAGCCTGCCCGTTTCTGCCAGAAGGAAAGATGAAGTGGAACGCTTTCTCAGAAATGAAAGAGCAGGCATATGA
- a CDS encoding single-stranded DNA-binding protein — protein MKVRVTGNIVRDAVATKTKNDNYVINFTIALNESFYSKAKGRYEETDFIDCGIWTSPKLADHLLKGRVVTLDGNLKPGYYFKKNDRQKKTPIPFLRLVVADLKFEGFKTSGNNDSGSGTVPQPETATVNADAGDDLPF, from the coding sequence ATGAAAGTTCGTGTAACCGGTAACATCGTGCGTGACGCGGTGGCAACCAAGACAAAAAATGACAACTATGTGATCAACTTCACTATTGCGCTGAATGAGAGTTTTTACTCCAAAGCCAAAGGCAGATATGAGGAAACCGATTTCATCGACTGCGGTATCTGGACTAGCCCCAAGCTGGCAGATCACCTGCTCAAAGGCCGGGTAGTTACGCTGGACGGCAACCTCAAACCGGGATACTATTTTAAAAAGAACGACCGTCAAAAAAAGACCCCTATCCCATTTCTGCGCCTCGTAGTGGCTGACCTCAAATTTGAAGGTTTTAAAACCAGCGGAAATAATGACAGCGGCAGCGGCACAGTGCCGCAACCGGAAACGGCAACAGTAAACGCCGATGCCGGTGACGATCTGCCATTCTAA
- a CDS encoding PRTRC system protein C has protein sequence MIIENMVRIFKYKPGVGKDELVLEDPNPALSPDEVRYHFATTMPACAALVSATVDAPVMEGNNRIIYNLRNSLGTKG, from the coding sequence ATGATTATAGAAAACATGGTACGCATCTTCAAATACAAGCCCGGCGTGGGAAAAGATGAACTCGTACTCGAAGACCCCAACCCGGCACTTTCCCCCGATGAAGTGCGCTATCACTTCGCCACCACCATGCCCGCATGCGCCGCGCTGGTATCAGCAACAGTAGACGCACCTGTGATGGAAGGCAATAACCGCATCATTTACAACCTCCGAAACAGCCTCGGAACAAAGGGATAA
- a CDS encoding PRTRC system ThiF family protein, producing MNTIHYTAPNLLSPTDPITVNVIGAGGTGSHLAMALADVNCALLELDHPGLQVRLFDNDLVSEANLARQRFSPLEVGLHKATAIISRINRYYGFDWEAIPEAFGPKTAKHLPNMNAQVTFSCVDTVAARRCIAEIIIKSKYYRNAEYRPLYWIDCGNNRISGQVWCATVGDISQPQDMEQITVCQLPFITDEYGDQLVDSPAQPSCSVREALLSQDLFINREIALAAANFFWKMLRKGKSNSRGIFYNAEDGRMVPIPLPDPAVVMAA from the coding sequence ATGAATACCATTCATTATACCGCCCCCAACCTGCTGTCCCCCACTGATCCGATTACCGTTAACGTAATCGGAGCGGGCGGCACCGGCTCCCACCTCGCAATGGCGCTGGCAGACGTCAATTGCGCCCTGCTGGAACTGGATCACCCTGGATTGCAGGTGAGGCTTTTTGACAATGACCTCGTAAGTGAGGCCAATCTCGCCCGCCAACGCTTCTCTCCTTTGGAGGTCGGTTTACATAAAGCCACCGCAATCATATCCCGGATCAACCGGTATTACGGATTTGATTGGGAAGCCATACCGGAAGCCTTTGGCCCCAAAACTGCCAAACACTTACCTAACATGAACGCGCAGGTGACATTTTCTTGTGTGGACACCGTGGCAGCCCGTCGATGCATAGCCGAAATCATCATAAAGTCCAAATATTACCGCAATGCAGAATACCGCCCACTGTACTGGATAGATTGTGGCAACAACCGAATCAGCGGTCAAGTCTGGTGCGCGACAGTAGGAGACATCAGTCAACCACAGGATATGGAGCAAATCACCGTTTGTCAACTTCCCTTTATTACCGATGAATATGGTGACCAACTGGTGGACAGTCCCGCTCAACCCAGCTGCTCCGTGAGGGAAGCCCTGCTTTCTCAGGACTTATTTATCAACCGCGAAATAGCACTGGCAGCCGCGAATTTCTTTTGGAAAATGCTGCGCAAAGGAAAATCCAACAGCCGGGGCATATTCTATAACGCGGAAGATGGCAGGATGGTGCCTATCCCTCTGCCTGATCCCGCCGTAGTCATGGCGGCGTAA
- a CDS encoding HNH endonuclease encodes MTASLGACKGLLLIIQSDDMNIPDYNLLPISQKDFCCYCGKLIDIPKERTVEHLIPVSRGGNNHHYNKRTCCKKCNSLRGNHSLLVFIEILKTLYAVSMNPVEKYELEIMIMNAEYWQDYVNTAEDKLLRSKVNHK; translated from the coding sequence ATGACAGCATCTTTGGGTGCTTGCAAAGGTCTACTACTGATCATTCAATCTGACGATATGAACATACCAGATTACAACTTACTGCCGATCTCCCAAAAAGATTTTTGCTGCTACTGCGGCAAACTTATCGACATTCCCAAAGAGCGAACAGTAGAACATCTGATCCCCGTCAGCCGTGGTGGCAACAATCACCATTATAATAAAAGAACCTGCTGTAAAAAATGCAATTCCCTGCGCGGCAATCATTCATTGCTTGTATTTATTGAAATACTGAAAACACTATATGCAGTGTCAATGAACCCCGTTGAGAAATATGAATTAGAAATAATGATAATGAACGCGGAATATTGGCAAGATTATGTCAATACTGCAGAGGACAAACTACTACGGTCAAAAGTAAATCACAAATGA
- a CDS encoding AraC family transcriptional regulator, with translation MPGSQNVIVKLEHTADLKEEFPPYIQPHIIAGATVSYRFTEDHLLISQSFFDEPIDCCIVEVVTGQRAEMQLRAFESTVFQLAMLKGSVGFRSNDFQNLELKAGEFCFLQYNSGIHHVTLNGQGAALLIMRVHPSLKRTLFSAHFNWQCTPIWPLGPEQYKRWEELKLNVLLGGIWEVKRRMIFLDFLLCCWTMLGLPQGEKNDLVVETGCKDMARVKAYIKENFDQRLTEMEIATHFKLSVSQLRRRYMSAHGLSPSAYLREVRRNHAGNLICNSKMSLQDVAWASGYDSIMGLSRMLHKSR, from the coding sequence ATGCCAGGTTCCCAGAATGTCATTGTAAAATTAGAACATACCGCAGATCTAAAGGAAGAGTTTCCTCCGTACATTCAGCCCCATATCATTGCCGGCGCAACGGTGTCCTATCGTTTTACTGAAGATCATTTGCTGATTTCACAAAGCTTTTTTGATGAACCAATCGACTGTTGTATAGTGGAGGTCGTTACCGGGCAGCGGGCGGAGATGCAGCTCCGCGCGTTCGAAAGCACCGTCTTTCAGCTGGCAATGCTAAAGGGAAGTGTTGGTTTCAGGTCAAACGATTTCCAAAATCTTGAATTGAAAGCAGGTGAGTTTTGTTTTTTACAATATAACAGCGGGATACACCATGTAACCTTAAATGGCCAAGGTGCAGCGCTTTTGATAATGAGGGTTCATCCCTCCTTGAAAAGAACCCTGTTTTCTGCGCATTTTAACTGGCAATGCACTCCAATATGGCCCCTCGGCCCTGAGCAATATAAAAGGTGGGAAGAATTAAAATTAAATGTACTTCTTGGGGGAATTTGGGAAGTAAAAAGAAGAATGATTTTTTTGGACTTTCTACTTTGTTGCTGGACAATGTTAGGCCTTCCACAAGGGGAGAAAAATGATTTAGTAGTGGAAACGGGCTGTAAGGATATGGCCAGGGTGAAAGCGTATATAAAGGAAAATTTCGATCAGCGGCTGACCGAAATGGAGATTGCTACGCATTTTAAGCTCTCTGTTTCGCAACTCCGGCGCCGGTATATGTCCGCACATGGTTTGTCGCCATCTGCTTATTTGCGCGAAGTGAGACGCAATCATGCGGGGAATTTAATCTGCAATTCGAAGATGTCTCTGCAGGATGTGGCGTGGGCATCAGGCTACGACTCAATCATGGGATTGAGCAGGATGCTTCATAAAAGCCGGTAA
- a CDS encoding DUF6527 family protein: MQFLQSTRLNWTPRTLQHRFVNAIPEQIHEDVLYIALDYGTAVHLCACGCGSEVVTPFSPKDWKVIFDGETVTLYPSIGNWRLPCTSHYFIRGNAFVPAFTVAGNLKSSASAEGNRRGKRGKKRKKKR; encoded by the coding sequence ATGCAATTTTTACAATCAACACGGCTCAACTGGACGCCACGGACGCTACAGCATAGGTTCGTAAATGCCATCCCGGAGCAGATCCATGAAGATGTGCTCTATATTGCCCTTGATTACGGTACAGCTGTCCACTTGTGTGCTTGTGGATGCGGCAGTGAGGTTGTTACCCCGTTTTCACCCAAAGATTGGAAGGTGATCTTCGATGGTGAGACGGTAACCCTCTACCCATCGATTGGGAACTGGCGATTGCCGTGTACCTCTCATTATTTCATCAGGGGTAATGCTTTTGTACCTGCTTTTACAGTTGCTGGTAACCTTAAGTCTTCAGCATCTGCGGAAGGAAACAGAAGAGGCAAAAGGGGCAAAAAACGAAAGAAGAAGCGTTGA
- a CDS encoding ThiF family adenylyltransferase, producing MLPVLINHNDDLRRLQEEGYQIEVSGGYLVIHHIPYVNSHRHILYGKLVCPLTVNAGKTMRPQNHVIQFCGEYPCNADGTPILQIQHTSGNQQLTPEIVTNHSFSNKPAAGYADYYEKVSTYATIIASQAKSIDPTVTERTFVKMEGAAEDSVFQYPDTNAIRANIGIINRKLAGQKLAIVGLGGTGGYVLDLVAKAPASEIHLFDGDVFLQHNAFRAPGAPSIAQLSAAVPKVVYFKQMYENMHKYIFAHPHRILEDNLDSLAAFDFVFLCIDSNAARAYIIKYLLANGIPFVDCGIGLEVVEDQLIGAVRITAGTASKADHLPHRVPLRDAEDDLYTTNIQIADLNMLNAFLAVHKWKKMSGFYQDLIQEHNAIFTINTAQLDATDATA from the coding sequence ATGTTACCTGTACTGATAAATCATAATGACGACCTGCGTCGCCTTCAGGAGGAAGGGTATCAGATTGAGGTGAGTGGTGGATACTTAGTTATCCACCACATTCCCTATGTTAATTCTCATCGCCATATACTGTACGGCAAACTTGTTTGTCCCTTGACAGTAAATGCGGGCAAAACGATGCGACCACAGAACCATGTCATTCAGTTTTGCGGAGAATACCCTTGCAATGCCGATGGAACGCCGATTCTTCAAATTCAGCATACCAGCGGCAACCAGCAGCTTACCCCTGAGATTGTTACCAACCACAGTTTTTCCAATAAGCCGGCTGCGGGATATGCGGATTATTATGAGAAGGTTTCAACGTATGCAACTATTATAGCCAGCCAGGCGAAGTCCATCGATCCGACCGTTACTGAAAGGACTTTTGTAAAAATGGAGGGGGCTGCGGAGGATTCTGTTTTCCAGTACCCTGATACGAATGCGATCCGGGCTAACATCGGGATAATTAACCGAAAGCTTGCCGGCCAAAAGCTTGCAATAGTGGGCTTAGGCGGTACAGGAGGCTATGTATTGGACCTGGTGGCAAAGGCACCAGCATCGGAGATCCATCTATTCGACGGGGATGTTTTTTTGCAACATAACGCATTCCGTGCTCCTGGAGCGCCCTCGATCGCGCAACTGTCCGCCGCCGTACCGAAAGTTGTCTACTTTAAACAGATGTATGAAAATATGCATAAGTACATATTCGCTCATCCACATCGTATCCTCGAAGACAATCTGGATAGTCTGGCTGCGTTCGATTTCGTTTTCCTGTGTATTGATAGTAATGCCGCACGGGCTTATATCATTAAGTATTTACTAGCTAACGGAATCCCGTTTGTTGACTGTGGGATTGGTTTGGAGGTAGTGGAAGATCAGCTGATTGGGGCGGTACGGATAACGGCTGGCACCGCTTCAAAGGCCGATCATCTTCCGCATAGGGTCCCGTTGCGGGATGCGGAGGATGATTTGTACACAACCAACATCCAGATTGCCGACCTGAACATGCTGAATGCATTCCTGGCAGTACATAAGTGGAAGAAGATGTCTGGATTTTATCAAGATTTAATACAAGAGCACAATGCAATTTTTACAATCAACACGGCTCAACTGGACGCCACGGACGCTACAGCATAG
- a CDS encoding multiubiquitin domain-containing protein, which produces MNLQERNHEASLKFTIEGKQYSWKEQYITGQQLRNLANLDPDVELYLALQEPWKDEQISPSDSVNLARPDIEHFYVPKKLAYFINDQRFESSSQYITGRQIRKQGMIPPIQDIFLSIPGPWEDEAIEDTTVIDLARPGAERFISREKQREWKIIVNGREKTWQDRKISYDEVVQLAFGQSCDTQTRVHTVTYKRGPHQNPEGTMVKGDIVFIKNKMIFNVTCTDKS; this is translated from the coding sequence ATGAATTTACAAGAAAGAAATCATGAGGCTTCCCTTAAATTTACTATAGAGGGTAAGCAATACAGCTGGAAAGAGCAGTACATTACTGGCCAGCAACTTCGCAACCTGGCCAACTTGGATCCTGACGTTGAATTGTATCTGGCGCTTCAAGAACCCTGGAAGGACGAGCAAATCTCACCATCGGACAGTGTAAACTTGGCCAGGCCTGACATTGAACACTTTTACGTACCCAAAAAGTTGGCTTACTTTATTAATGACCAGCGTTTTGAATCTTCCAGCCAGTATATCACAGGCAGACAAATTCGTAAACAAGGCATGATTCCGCCAATTCAGGACATCTTTTTATCAATTCCTGGACCATGGGAAGATGAGGCTATTGAGGATACAACAGTTATTGATCTGGCGCGTCCGGGTGCCGAGCGATTCATTTCCAGAGAAAAACAACGGGAGTGGAAGATCATCGTTAACGGCCGTGAGAAGACCTGGCAAGATCGCAAGATCAGCTACGATGAAGTGGTGCAACTGGCTTTCGGCCAATCCTGCGATACGCAAACCAGGGTTCACACGGTCACCTACAAGCGCGGACCTCATCAGAACCCGGAAGGGACGATGGTAAAAGGAGATATCGTTTTCATTAAAAACAAAATGATTTTCAATGTTACCTGTACTGATAAATCATAA
- a CDS encoding helix-turn-helix transcriptional regulator, which yields MDSLGKTLKAARELASLTLREVEELTAISNAYLSQVENDKIKKPSASVLYKLSRAYKVPLERFLAAAGIIEDYKPHEVSFFTESKILSAENITEKEEEELMKYLRYLRYQSTL from the coding sequence ATGGATTCTTTAGGCAAAACTCTTAAAGCTGCAAGGGAGCTAGCCTCACTGACACTTCGAGAAGTTGAGGAACTCACCGCAATCTCCAATGCTTACCTCAGCCAGGTAGAAAACGATAAGATTAAGAAACCTTCTGCCTCCGTATTATACAAGCTTTCCCGCGCTTATAAAGTCCCTTTGGAAAGGTTTTTGGCCGCAGCCGGAATAATTGAAGATTATAAACCACACGAAGTAAGCTTCTTCACAGAATCTAAAATTCTTTCTGCTGAAAACATTACCGAAAAAGAAGAAGAAGAGTTGATGAAGTACCTCCGATATTTAAGGTATCAAAGTACCCTTTGA
- a CDS encoding protein kinase domain-containing protein, whose amino-acid sequence MQNPAEHLKGLTLEGDWYVSEKIEHGDDHSGGNFSICYRVTKNGHTAFLKAIDVSKAMGGPDPTRGLQTLMNAYEYEKELCTTCDGRRMDRVVRILAAGSTYPLKHLPVFVPYLIFELASTTLREHVLETTHNMDNATLMRSLHNVAVAISQLHSAGIVHQDIKGSNVLLFSPDGESKVADLGRAEMISKESIYFHFPIAGDPDYAPPEQRLNYISDKWDVRRRSTDLYLLGSLICFYYTQFPMTALYEIHLAPEFKKGAWKGKFEQVLPVLKDAFQEILEFLEEQLSETFSEKDIIQNIVKLVKFLCDPDPSKRGHPDSLPIDQYAMERFITSFDVLANRFESKLL is encoded by the coding sequence ATGCAGAATCCCGCAGAACATCTCAAAGGATTGACTTTAGAGGGTGATTGGTATGTGTCGGAAAAAATTGAACATGGTGATGATCATTCAGGAGGTAACTTCTCGATTTGTTACCGCGTAACTAAAAATGGGCATACGGCATTTTTAAAAGCAATCGATGTATCAAAAGCGATGGGAGGCCCAGACCCAACAAGGGGGCTCCAGACACTGATGAATGCCTATGAATATGAAAAGGAGTTATGTACGACTTGCGATGGCAGGAGGATGGACCGTGTTGTGCGCATTTTAGCAGCAGGCAGTACTTATCCTTTAAAACATCTACCCGTTTTCGTACCGTATCTCATATTTGAATTGGCATCGACTACGCTTCGGGAACATGTCCTGGAGACAACTCATAACATGGATAATGCTACGTTAATGCGTTCCTTGCATAATGTAGCCGTGGCCATTTCTCAACTACATAGTGCCGGGATTGTTCATCAGGATATCAAAGGTTCCAATGTCCTTCTTTTTAGCCCAGATGGCGAAAGCAAGGTTGCTGATTTGGGCCGGGCAGAAATGATCTCTAAAGAGTCTATCTATTTCCACTTTCCGATTGCGGGAGATCCTGACTATGCGCCACCGGAACAAAGGCTTAATTATATTAGTGATAAATGGGATGTTCGGAGAAGATCGACAGATTTATACCTATTGGGAAGCTTAATTTGTTTCTATTACACGCAATTCCCTATGACGGCACTCTATGAAATACATCTTGCCCCTGAATTTAAAAAAGGGGCTTGGAAAGGAAAATTCGAACAAGTCCTACCCGTGCTCAAAGATGCATTTCAGGAAATACTGGAGTTTTTAGAAGAACAATTATCTGAAACCTTCTCTGAAAAAGATATCATACAAAATATTGTGAAGCTGGTAAAGTTTCTGTGCGACCCTGACCCATCCAAAAGAGGACACCCGGATAGTCTTCCTATTGATCAATACGCTATGGAAAGATTCATCACAAGCTTTGACGTTCTCGCAAACAGGTTCGAGAGTAAACTTTTGTAG
- a CDS encoding hybrid sensor histidine kinase/response regulator: protein MSQKNPQHNRFSLREQFTKIRNAGVLPFDTAPRTSGLRFMNLSSLVAASFVLFFGVPLAIISGQYSILILAIPVSFLFFSVIIYNFLNKFIVAVWIWQFTFCISTFVFGLLEREVIDATHMIPFLVAAPAFVLWKADYRSHTLPACILMAVITYVGMEISAMLNLLPALPLKEYYWYFRPATLATIYSLNVMVFWKLLKEMDVVFAKLAKAIQDEKRAKGQVERYAEQMQLYATLITHEIKTPLSALKSIAVAFQSTVNSEEKSNYMTRADACVNHLQAVVDNAQLLAKLNSGESPLLANDAFSIRALISELVSFYSYEAQKHRVTMVYNCDEGTPPYIEGDPQSIKQVVTNLISNAIKFSRKDTTIVVRVSSTIENCSITVEDQGKGIAPSALNRIFDRFYTTPDGNNRGVGIGLYVSSMLANLMKGSLNVESIVGSGSKFTLSIPLLGKKSTSTENRNWQGYRILIVEDAVFLAEITAELLEKYGFTTRLALSGEDAIKQAIQFEPHLILLDFSLPDMDGIGVINKLQHHPLLESIPVFILTGQRMDNLDWLYVRSCGKVVGYIHKPFGRSGIDQVLNYLESTM, encoded by the coding sequence ATGTCCCAAAAAAATCCTCAACACAACCGATTTTCATTACGCGAACAGTTCACCAAAATCAGAAATGCTGGCGTTCTACCTTTTGACACCGCTCCCCGGACAAGCGGATTAAGATTTATGAATCTCTCTAGCTTAGTGGCCGCTTCATTCGTGCTGTTCTTTGGAGTTCCTTTAGCCATAATTTCCGGCCAATATTCAATACTAATTTTAGCAATACCCGTTTCCTTTCTTTTCTTCTCTGTTATTATTTACAATTTTCTAAACAAATTTATTGTCGCCGTTTGGATTTGGCAGTTTACGTTTTGTATTTCCACTTTTGTATTCGGATTGCTTGAAAGGGAAGTAATCGATGCGACACATATGATCCCTTTCTTGGTGGCAGCGCCTGCGTTTGTATTATGGAAAGCCGATTATAGATCACATACGCTTCCAGCTTGTATCCTTATGGCAGTTATCACCTACGTAGGCATGGAGATCAGTGCGATGTTAAATCTTTTACCCGCACTTCCATTAAAGGAATATTATTGGTATTTCCGCCCGGCCACGCTGGCAACGATATATTCTTTGAACGTCATGGTATTTTGGAAACTCCTTAAAGAAATGGATGTCGTTTTTGCTAAATTGGCGAAAGCCATCCAGGATGAAAAGCGGGCCAAAGGACAAGTGGAACGCTACGCTGAACAGATGCAGTTGTATGCAACCTTGATCACTCATGAAATAAAAACACCCCTATCCGCGCTGAAATCGATTGCCGTTGCTTTCCAAAGCACCGTCAACAGCGAAGAAAAGTCCAATTATATGACGCGAGCAGATGCTTGCGTCAACCACCTGCAAGCCGTAGTCGATAACGCGCAATTGCTTGCCAAGCTCAATTCCGGCGAGTCACCTCTTTTGGCTAACGACGCTTTCAGCATTCGCGCCCTCATTTCAGAATTGGTCTCATTTTATTCCTACGAAGCGCAGAAACATCGCGTGACGATGGTGTATAATTGCGACGAAGGCACGCCCCCATATATTGAGGGTGACCCTCAGTCCATCAAACAAGTTGTAACCAACCTTATCAGTAATGCGATAAAATTTTCAAGGAAGGATACCACGATTGTTGTGAGGGTTTCTAGCACAATAGAAAATTGCAGCATAACGGTTGAGGATCAGGGCAAGGGAATAGCGCCCAGCGCCCTGAATAGAATTTTTGATAGATTTTACACTACCCCTGATGGAAATAACAGAGGGGTGGGTATTGGGCTCTATGTTTCCAGCATGTTGGCTAATTTGATGAAAGGAAGCTTGAATGTTGAAAGTATTGTAGGAAGTGGTTCAAAATTCACGCTTTCCATACCACTACTCGGAAAAAAATCTACTTCAACAGAAAACAGGAATTGGCAAGGATATCGGATATTAATAGTTGAAGATGCCGTTTTCTTGGCAGAAATTACAGCTGAACTATTGGAGAAGTATGGTTTTACAACAAGGCTGGCCCTTTCTGGCGAAGATGCCATAAAACAAGCTATTCAGTTTGAGCCGCACCTGATTCTATTGGACTTTTCCCTCCCCGACATGGATGGAATTGGAGTGATTAATAAATTACAGCACCATCCCCTATTGGAAAGCATTCCCGTTTTTATCTTGACTGGGCAGCGAATGGATAATTTAGATTGGTTGTATGTACGTTCCTGTGGCAAAGTGGTCGGTTATATTCATAAACCATTTGGTAGATCGGGAATTGATCAAGTCTTAAACTACTTAGAATCTACAATGTAG
- a CDS encoding terpene synthase family protein: MPAIFLQAFLLISYYITMMRMIALTSNNLIMDTITLPRRLYCPFPPRINKQVARAEQHTLSWVRKFGLIQGEEKIEVTRRQGYAYMVGRMFPDAEIETFCAYNDLNTLLFLVDDYLDQEELTVSGGNSTAAIETFIAGIKSILYNPEIEVTGSEPVLDAFAELWGRMRLMGKPDWVNKYRESIASIFDAAMWQHRNIEAGTWPTVQEFMLRRQYIGAANLATDCVEMIYDLDLPTEIWDTWWMVGMTELCRNTICWANDLFSHSKELSTGEYHNLVSLFSYHQDLSREDAIEEVIRIHDAQVAAFIAIKDTRPAAPPQHEPHVVTYISVLESIMRGNIDWSDQETTRYPHRYLHEIRDQKVQY, translated from the coding sequence ATGCCTGCAATATTCTTGCAGGCATTTTTGTTAATTTCCTACTATATCACAATGATGCGAATGATCGCGTTAACCAGTAATAACCTCATCATGGACACTATCACCTTACCCCGTCGGCTGTATTGCCCATTCCCGCCTCGCATCAATAAACAAGTTGCGAGGGCCGAACAACATACCCTCTCCTGGGTGCGAAAATTCGGCTTGATTCAAGGCGAAGAAAAGATAGAAGTGACACGTCGGCAAGGATATGCATATATGGTAGGGCGCATGTTTCCTGATGCCGAAATCGAAACATTTTGCGCATATAATGATCTTAATACCTTGTTGTTCTTGGTCGATGACTATCTGGATCAGGAAGAACTGACGGTTTCAGGCGGTAATTCAACTGCAGCCATCGAAACCTTTATCGCCGGTATTAAATCAATCCTATACAATCCGGAAATAGAGGTGACAGGCAGTGAACCGGTCCTAGATGCGTTTGCCGAATTATGGGGAAGAATGCGCCTCATGGGTAAACCGGATTGGGTGAATAAATACCGTGAGAGCATTGCCAGCATTTTCGATGCAGCCATGTGGCAGCATCGTAATATCGAGGCTGGGACTTGGCCCACTGTACAGGAATTCATGCTCCGGCGGCAGTACATCGGCGCCGCAAACCTAGCCACTGACTGTGTTGAGATGATCTATGACCTGGATCTTCCTACCGAAATTTGGGATACGTGGTGGATGGTGGGCATGACTGAATTGTGCAGGAATACCATCTGCTGGGCAAATGATCTATTCTCTCATAGCAAGGAGCTCTCCACAGGTGAATATCATAATTTAGTATCCCTATTTTCTTATCACCAGGATCTAAGCCGGGAAGATGCCATTGAGGAAGTTATACGCATTCACGATGCTCAGGTGGCAGCTTTTATAGCAATCAAAGATACCCGGCCTGCAGCTCCGCCGCAACATGAACCGCATGTTGTAACATACATTTCGGTTTTAGAATCCATCATGCGGGGAAATATTGATTGGAGTGATCAGGAAACGACGCGTTATCCGCACCGGTATTTGCATGAGATTCGTGATCAAAAAGTACAATATTAA